DNA from Brevibacterium sp. 'Marine':
AGTCCGCACTGCTCCACCTCGGTGACACCGAGTTCGCCGATCGCCTCGAACCGGCGCTGGCACGCGCGTTCATGATGACCGCCTCGACGAGCGAGAACGCCCACCTCATGGCCTCGATCGACCTGGCCCGCCGCGCACTCATGACCTCGAAAGAGGCGATCACGGATTCGCTGGAGAACATCCGCCATATCCGTGCGCAGATCGAGGCCACCGACCGCTACCACCTGCTGTCCGGCGAGTTCCTCGGTCATGCCGACGTCGTCGATATCGACCCGTTCCGCCTGCCCATCGACATCACCGCCACCGGACTCGATGGCCACACAGTGCGCAAGCGTCTGGCCGAGGACTTCGACATCTTCCCCGAAATGTCGACGGCGACCACCCTCGTCGCCCTCATCGGCATCGGAAAGTCCCCGGACATCGGCCGCCTCGTCGACGCCCTGGAGACTCTGCGCCTCGAAACCGCAGACTCCGCCACCGCGACGACCCCTGCCGCCGGCCTCCCGCCGCTGCCCACGGCCGGCCGACTGGCGATGACCCCGCGCGAGGCGTACTTCGCCGATTCCGAACTCGTCACCGCCGCCGAGGCGGTCGGACGGGTGAGCGTGAGCTCACTGGCCGCGTACCCACCCGGAATCCCCAACGTCCTGCCCGGCGAGGAGATCACCGCCGACACCGTCGACTTCCTCCAGGCCGTGGCCGCGAGCCCGTCGGGACACGTCCGCGGCGCCGCCGATCCCGGGCTCGAGACCTATCGGGTCGTCAGGAACTGATCGGCGCGCAGTCACCGCCCCTGCCGCTCCCGGCGGCCTCGGTCGGCAACGCCACTGGACAAGTGAGACTGCCAATTAGACAACATCTTCATTGCGTATTTTCTGGACCACTGGGCGATTTCCAACGCAGGTAACTACCCTCGGGCGCATTCGTCGTGAACTGTGTCACAATTTTTATTGACACTCCCAGAGCACCACGCAAGGATGTTCTGCATTGTCGAAATCCGACAGCAACTGCCGCGCAGAGTCCGCACCATTCCGGCGACTCGGCCCTGCAACTTGCTTAGCAGCAGCTGAAACGAGGAACCACTGATGTCAGAAGGCCACGACAGATCCGCGCAGAAAGACAAGAAGCCGACCCGCAAGGAACGGCGTGCAATAAAGAAGCAGAAGCGGTTCGAGGCCGATGACTGCATCGTCGTCGAAACCAAATCGATCCGCACCGCCATCGGCGGCACCACCGTCGGCAACTTCATGGAATGGTTCGACTTCGGCGTCTACGGCTACTTGGCCGTGACGATGACGTCGGTGTTCACCGAAGGCATGGACCGACAGATGGGTCTGCTCGTGACCCTCCTCGGATTCGCCGTGTCCTTCCTCGTCCGCCCGCTCGGCGGCATGGTGCTCGGCCCGCTCGGTGACAAGATCGGCCGCCAGAAGGTCCTGTTCTTCACGATGGCCACGATGGCCACCGCCACCGCCCTCATCGGCGTCCTGCCCACCGCGGCCCAGGTCGGCCTGTGGGTGATCGTCCCCCTCTACCTGCTGAAGATGATCCAGGGCTTCTCCACCGGCGGCGAGTACGCCGGTGCCACCACCTACGTCTCGGAGTTCGCTCCGGACAAGTCCCGCGGCTACTGGGCCTCGTGGCTCGATGTCGGCTCCTACCTCGGCTTCGCCGCCGGTGCGGGAACCGTCGCCATCACGACCGTGATCACCACTTCCATCCACGGCGAGAACGCCATGCTCGACGGCGGCTGGAGGATCCCGTTCCTCATCGCCATCCCGCTCGGCGCCGTCGCCATCTGGTTCCGTCTGAAGATCCCGGAGACCCCGAGCTTCGAATCGAGCGAGGAAGCCGGCCGCGACATCAAGGTCAAGGACGACAAGTACGCCCGGCACGGCCTCCTCGGCGTCATCCGCCACTTCTGGAAAGAGATCCTCATCGGCATCGCCGTCGTCGCCGGCTCCCAGACGGTCGGCTACGCCCTGACGAGCTTCATGCCCACCTACCTGGAAGAGACCGTCAAGGTCTCGAACGTCCAGGCGGCTGCGGCCACGATCCCGGTCCTCGTCATCATGTCGCTGTGCCTGCCGCTCATCGGCAAGCTCTCGGACAAGCTGGGACGGAAATTCGTCTTCCTCACGGCCGCGATCATGACGATCATCCTCATCGTCCCCGCCTTCGCCGTCATGCAGATCGGTGAGATGTGGGCAGTGATGGTGGCTCTGTTCATGGTCGCCCTGCCCGCCGGGTTCTACATCGCCTGCCTGGCCTCGACACTGCCGGCGCTGTTCCCGACCGCGTCGCGCTACGGTGCGATGGGCCTGACGTTCAACCTCGGCGTCTCGCTGTTCGGCGGCACCACGCCGCTGTTCGCCCAGGCTCTCATCGATGTCACCGGCAACTCGTACATGCCCGCGTTCTACATCATGTTCTTCTCGGTCGTCGCACTCGTCGCAGTGCTGCTCATGAAGGAATCGGCGCACCGGCCGCTGCCGGGTTCGTTCCCGACGGTGAACACCCACGAAGAGGCCGAAGAGCTCGCTCGCACCCAGGCGGACAACCCGGACATGGACATCGAGTCCATGCCGATCGTCGACACCGACCCCGACAAGGCACCCGCCTGAACGAGGTCTGCACCTGAGCGGTGAGTGCATGAGCGGTGAGTGCATGCATGAGCGGGTTCAAGATTCATACGTGGTGATCTTGATCAGTGCGTATGAATTTTGAACCCGCGGGTACTGACACACCGCCGAGCGCGCCGCCGAGCGCGCCGGGGCTCAGCCGTCGGCGTCAGCCGGGACGCGCTTGAAGAAGTAGAGGTTCGACGTGACGAGGTCGGCCGCCTCGGCGGAGTTCCCTTCCTCGATGAGGTCGACGATCCGCGGCAGTTCGCGAGCGGAATCGACCGCGATGGCCCCGATCTGGTCCTGGTGCCGGTAGAGGCGCGACTGATCGCGCAGGCGCAGGCTGATCGCGGCGGCACGCCCGCCGAGTCCGTGCTCGAGCAGGGCCTCATGGAACCTGCGGTCCTGCGTATAGAACTTGGCCACGTCACCGTCCTCGGCCGCCGCGACGGTCGCCTCGGCGAGGCTGCGCAGTCGGGTGACCGCGTCCGCCTTGGTCGTCGATTCGCTCGTCGCGTCCGCATCGGCCCGCTGGCCGCGACCGACGATGTCATCACTGCCGGCCTCTGCCAGACTGCGGGCGGCGGGGACAGCGAGGAGGACGCGGATGGCGATGATCTCCTCGAGGTCCGCCTCGGTGACGGTGACCAGACGGAATCCGCGATTGGGGACGGCTTCCACGGTCCCTTCGGTCACGAGCGCCATCATCGCCTCGCGTACGGGACTGAGTGAGATGCCGAGCTGCTTGGCCAGGCCAGCAGCCGAATAGATCTTGTCTTCGGCGAGCTCACCGGCGGTGATGGCGTCGCGGATGATGCCCAGTGCCTGCTCGCGCAGCGATTCGGACTGTGTTCTCACTCGATCCATCTCACGCTCCCCTTCGATTCGTGGTCAGCAGTCCGAAACCGCACACCTCCTCCAGAGCGATGTGTGCGGCGACGATCTGCCGGTCGCCTATTGACAGCATAACCGTGAGATCGCACCATGGAAGCAGGTAGTCGGTAATCGATTACCCGCCCGGACTCCCACGCGGAGTCATACCCACAGTGACGTTCCTGCAATGAAGGAGGAACCCATGGCCGCCGACCCCGCATCCGGCACACCAGCATCAGACGCGTCCGGCACACCCGCACCGACGATGTCCGCGACGGACACGTCCACCGATCCGCTGCTCCAGCCCTTCTCGCTCGGCCGGCTCACGCTGCGCAATCGCATCGTCTCGACCTCGCATGAGCCCGCGTACACCGAGCTCGGCATGCCGAAGGACCGCTACCGCCTCTATCACCGGGAGAAGGCCCGCGGCGGTGTCGGTCTGACGATGATCGGCGGTTCGGCCATCGTGTCCAAGGACTCCCCCGCCGCGTTCGGCAATATCGACCTGTCCACCGACGAGGTGGTTCCGTGGCTGTCCGCGATCGCTGACGACTGCCACGACGAGGGTACGGCCATCATGATCCAGGCGACCCATCTGGGCCACAGGTCCTCGAACTTCGCCGGCGACTGGCTGCCGTTGGTCTCGGCCTCTCGGACCCGGGAGGCCGCGCATCGGTCCTTCACGAAGGCGCTCGAGGACTTCGACATGGATCGCATCGTCGCAGACTTCGCATCCGCTGCCGAACGCGTGGCGGCCGCTGGATTCGACGGGCTCGAGGTCATGCACGCCGGTCACCTGCTCGATTCTTTCCTCGCCCCGTGGCTCAATGACCGCGACGACGAGTTCTCCGGCGAACTGGACAATCTCATCAAGTTCCCGATGCGCATCATCGATGCCGTGCGCGCGGTCGTCCCGGATGATTTCGTCCTCGGCATCCGCATGGCCGTCGACGAGCGCCGCGAGGACGGAATGGACGAGGCGAGAGCCACCGAGATCCTGCGGACCTACACCGATCACGGCATCGACTTCCTCAACCTCAATGTCGGGATGATCAACTCGGACCGTCAGCTCGCCGAGGCGATCCCCGGCATGGGCACGCCCTCGGCACCCTGGCTCGAGACGTGCCGCCGTATCCGCGAGGCCATCGACATCCCTGTCCTCCACGCCGCGCGCATCTCCGATGCCGCGACCGCTCGGTTCGCGATCACCGACGGGTGCCTCGACCTGGTCGGGATGACCCGGGCGCAGCTGGCCGATCCGCACTTGGCGCGCAAGGTCGCCGAAGGACGTGAGGACGATATCCGCCCCTGTGTGGGCGCGAACATGTGCCTCGACTCGATCTACACCTCCGGTTCGGCCACCTGCATCCACAATCCCGCCACCGGGCGGGAGGCCGATCTGCCGCAGGAGGTTCCCCACGACGTCACGACCGGGCCCAAGCATGTCGTCATCATCGGCGCCGGTCCCGCCGGACTCGAAGCCGCCCGTGTCGCGGCCGTGCGCGGGCACCGGGTGACCGTGCTCGAGGCCGAGGACGCTCCCGGCGGGCAGGTCCGCATCGCCGCCCGCTCGCAGCGGCGCCGCGACCTCATCGGCATCATCGACTGGCGCGTCCAGCAGTGTAAGAAGCACGGTGTCGACCTGCGCCTGAACACCTTCGCCGAGGCGGCCGACATCCTCGGCCTCGGCCCCGACGTCGTCATCGTCGCCACCGGCGGGGTTCCCGATGCCGGGTATCCCTTCCGTGAGCAGGGTCCGAGCTTCGACGTCTGGGATGTCATGGACGACCGGCTGAAGTCGAAGCAGCGGGTGCTCGTCTTCGACGACCACGGGTTCTACCCGGCCCTCGACGCCGTCGAACGCCTGGCTCGGGCCGGTCAGCAGGTCACCTACGTCAGCCCCGAACGCACGATCGGCATCGACGTGGGGTCGATGAACTCCCCCGCGTATCTGCAGGTGTTCTCCGAATTCGGAGTCGGGGTCCGCCTCGGCGAGCGTCTGACGGCGAAGCCGCGGAACGAGGGCAAAGAGATCGTGGCGATGCTGCGCAACGACTATTCGGATCGGGAGACGGAGGTCGTCACCGATGCCGTGGTCGTCGACTTCGGGACGACGCCCAACGATGAGGTCTATTTCGAGCTCAAGTCGCAGTCGTCGAACCACGGGGCCACGGATCTCGAGGCGTGGGTCCACGGACGCCCGCAGCCGGAACCCGGTCCGGATCCCGAGGCCACCACCTCCGCCGCGACGGGGCACCCGTTCGCGCTGTACCGGATCGGTGATGCCGTCGCCTCCCGCAATGTGCATGCGGCGGTACTGGAAGGGCTGAGAGTGGGAATGGGGCTGTGAGCACAGGGGTGACGACGGTCTGCACGAGTGTCGACTTCCACACCGGCGGCGAACCCTTCCGGATCGTCGCCGAACCCCCGGTCGAGATCCCCGGTCGCAGTGTGGCGCAGCGTCGGGAACTGGCCGTACCCGGTTCGCCGGCCGATGATCTGCGCAAGCTGCTGTGCCTCGAACCGCGCGGGCATGCGGACATGTACGGCGGTTTCATCACCGAACCCGATGACGACGGTGCCGATTTCGGGGTCCTGTTCTGGCACAAGGACGGCTTCTCCACGGCATGCGGCCACGGGACGATGGCGCTGGGTGCCTGGGCGGTGTCGTCGGGAATCGTCGCCATCGATCCGTCCGGGACCACGGAGGTCACGATCGACGTGCCCTCGGGTCAAGTTCGCGCGCAGGTGCACACGGACGCCGAGGGACGGGCCGCCTCGGTGGACTTCGTCAACGTGCCCAGCCGGCTCGTCGCCTCGGGGATCACAGTGGACACCAGCCTGGGGCCGGTCACTGTCGATCTCGCGTGGGGCGGGGCGGTCTACGCGCTCGTCGATACCGCTCAGTTGGGTGCCGCCGCCGGTTCCTCTCAGGCCGACGAGGTGGGCCGCCTCGGTGAGGTGAGTTGCGAAGTCGTGCCCGAGAACCTCACCGCGCTCATCGCCGTGGGCCGGGAGATCAAGGCGGGTCTCGCCGGTCATCCGGACACCGCACACCCCGAGGATGACCGGCTCTCCGGTGTCTATGGCACGATCTTCGTCGACCGGTTCGGCTCGCTGCCCAGCGGTGAACTGCATCAGCGCAATGTCACAGTCTTCGCCGACGGTCAGGTCGACCGCTCACCGTGTGGATCGGGAACGGCGGCTCGGGTCGCCGCTCTCCATGCCACCGGTGAGCTCGGCGCGAGGCAGACGCTCGTCCATGAGTCGATCGTCGGCACGCGATTCCGGGCGCGAGTGCTCGAAGAGACCGCCGACGGCGTCATCCCGGTCGTCACCGGCAGCGCCCACCGGGTGGCCACCTCGACGTTCGAGGTCGACCCGCTCGATGATCTCGTGCCCGGCTTCGTGCTGCGGTGAGGTGGCGTGAACAACTACGTCATTTCGGAATCGAGAACGACCGCTGCTGATTATTGAGAGATTCCGCTGTTGGGCAAACTGCATTTCAGCAGAGCGTCTGCTTTTCCAAGACGAACACCCCGATTTCTCCGCACACATAACCGATAAAAACGATCGTCCGCATCGACGGGAACATCGATGCGGACGATCGAGTCGGGTCAGGCACTGAGCGACACGCTAGTATCCCCACACGCACCCCACATAACAAATGTTGACCCCCAGAGCGGAATCTATAACTGGGCCTATCCGAGTCGCCGTCGCGCCAAGAGCAACCCTGACCCGAAGACCACAGCAATACCGAATATCACCCAAGTGACCCAGACTCGCCCCGAAGAGGCATTATCGAACAGACCGGGCAACAATACAATGAAGACTCCTGCAGACACTGCCAGCCCAAATATCAGCCCTGCCAGCGCATATGGCTTCGACATTCCACTCTCGCTCTCGTTCAAAAGCAGTTGGCAACCGCTGTCACTGACGCACCACCGACAGTCGCGTACGCGCCGATGCACGCCACGCATACAGGAATGGTCACACCAGTTTCACCCGCCGCACAAGCACCAGCACATGCACCCACAATCAGATACCCAACTGTGCCAGACACGCCAAGGACGCTCGCAACGCAAGCTACTTTGTCTCCAGTGCTCTTCTGGGTAGAGAGCTCTCCCGAGACACCCTTCTTGCTCTCTGCGCTAATCTGAGAATCCGTCTTGTAAGAAATATCCGTGTTTCGATCCTCAGTAATTTTGCCATTCTCATACTTGGCTAGGTGAAATTTGCCATTATCGCCTTGGGTGTAGAGAACCTCACTATAATTGACTTTCTTACCATCGCCATCAAACAATACAGTCAAATTACTGGTGGTGGCGTATTTTCCCTCCACCGGAATCGTGACAGATGTGAATTGCTTATCGCCGGAAGTTACTTTGTAAACTTTACCCTTATTGAAATTCAACAGCGATGACTTTGCGTGACTATTGAAGGTTCCATTACCGACTCCCTCAGAGACGGTCTCGATAAGCCCCTCGGCACTCTTGCCAGTCATCTGTTTCATATCAGTACTGGTCTCGCTGGAGCCGGCTTGAGCACAATTTTCTTGCTTAGAGTTAGCGCCAGCCTTCGACGCCTGGGCAGGGCCAACCGCCGACCCAAGACCACCTGCAGCCAATCCCGCAACCAATACGGCAACGGCGAGCTTATTGCCAATAATACGCATCCTCACGTCCCCCCTCGAGGCAAATGTTGATCGATTCATTTGGACACGTTCACGCTACATCAAGTAACACCCCTTGCTGTATTCAAAGTATTACGATCAGGTAACTACAAATCAACATTGTTGTCATATTCGAGCACTTCCGCGTCTGCGATTGGGTTAAATTTCAACATCCGGAGCGCCTGCTAATAGAAACACCCGCCTGGCGGGCCGCCTAGATGCGATTTAAAATTCAAAATTGAGCTTACCCGACAGACTTCAAAACTTTTAAAGTATCGATTTGTAGCGGCGCAAGCTTTTCGGGTGTCGTTATCCAAGGTGCATTCACCAGAACATTCTTAGACCAAAGAGCCATCGCAAAAGTGCCGACTTGAGCAAACATCGGCGACCACGACCAACTTTGATACGTCTAGTAATACGTGATGGAGCTGCTTCCTGAGTCCGATATGGCTACGCGAATCCCAAGGTGGAGAAATGGGCGGAGGAGGCCGTGGCCGAAGAGGATCCGGAGAAGCAGAACGAGCTCTACGCCCAGATCCAGCAGCAGGTCGCCGACGAGGCCCCGATCGTACCGATCGCCTACCAGCGAGCACTGTACGGAATGAGCCGGGATGTCGTCGGCTTCGAACCCTACGTGCTGGGCACCTATGGGCTGAAGGAGACGAAGCTCAAGCACTGAGCAGGCAGCTCACCTGTCGACGACGATGTCGGTCACCGGAGTCGAGCAGCAGGGCAGGAACTTTCCTGCGGCGATCTCCTTCGGCCTGATTCCGCCCGCATGCTTCATCTCGACTTCGCCGCTGACGAGCACGGACTTGCAGGTTCCGCACGCGCCTTCCGAGCAGGATGAGGGCAAGGACAGTCCGGCGTCCAGAGCAGAATCGAGGACGGTCGTGGACTCATCGCAGTCGACCACGCGCCCGGAGGCCGCGAACTCGACGAGATGGCTCATTCCAGTGCCGCCGACGACGCCGACTCCGGCAGCTTTGGCTCTCGCACCGGCCTTGGCCAAACGATCAGCAGGTGAAGTGGCGAAGACGAACGACTCCTCATGCATCCGCGCCGATGCCACCCCCGCCTCGGCGAGCAGGGGCCGTACCGCATCCATATACGGACCCGGCCCGCACACGAAGGCTTCACGGTCGGCCGCGTCGGGGACCACCTCGGCGAGGGTGGACGCATCGATCCGACCCCGCCGACCGGCCCAGGGCTCGGCCCCGGAATCCCTGGAGCACAGAATGGTGACGCTGACTCCGGCGACCTCGGCGAGCTGTTCGAGCTCGGCACGGAAGATGATGTCGATCGGCGACGAGGCGCTGTGGACGAAGACGATGTCCGTGCCGAACCCTCCCTGTCTGGCCAACAGACTGCGCACCATCGACATGATCGGAGTGATTCCGGAGCCGGCTGAGAGGAAGAGGTGACGTTCGGCCTGATGGAAGCTCGTGCTGAACAGCCCGTACGGCCCGTCCACGTGCAGCCGATCGCCGACGCGCACATTGTCATGCAGATGGGTCGACACCACTCCCCCGGGAACGCGCTTGACCGTGATGGTGAAGATGTTCGTGCCGAAGGGCGCAGAGGAGATCGAGTAGCAGCGCTCGAGGCCGAGCTCGGGGATGCGCATCGTCACGTACTGACCCGGCGCGAAGTCAACCGCGTTCATCCATCCCGCCCGCAGCTCGAAGGTCTTCACGTCGTGGGTCACCTGGGTGATGCCGGTGACCTCGACGGGACCGGTGAGCAGTTCGGGATCGAGCTGAAGTTCGGCGAGCACGGGGCCAGCTGATTCAGCGGGCACCCGGTCGACCGGCGCGGCGAGCGCGGGCTCGACTGCCGTATCGAAGACCGGTGGGGCGGCGGCCGCGAGTGCGGGTCGCCCGCCCCGAGTGGGCACTCGGAACGTCGCCTTGCCCACGGGCACGGACGCGGCCGGGGCGAATGTCGAATGACGGTACCTCATCGCCTCTCAACTCCTTCCAACTGCCCATTGCCCAACTGCACGGTCCGCTGCTCTCGATGGGCCTTGAGACGTTCGATGTACCAGGTGACGAAGTCATCGACCTGCGATTCCGTCGGTGCGTAGGGGCCCGGCACATATGCCGGCGACGAGATTCCCAGGTGTCCGCGTTCGCAGAAGGTCGCGTCCTGTTCGTTCGTCTTCAGCCACACCGTCGTGAGGTTGTCGAGGTCGTAGTCGACGCCCTCCTCCGCATCGGCGTGGACGAGCCAGGTCGTGCGCACCAGCGTCTTGTCTTCGGCCAACGGCAGCAGGCTGAACGTCACCACATGGTCGCCCATCGCGTGGAACCACATATTCGGCTGCACGTGCAGCGATGCCCGGCCCAGGACGAAGGTGTCAAGATCGCCCAGCAATTTCGCCGAGGCGGCCGATCCGTCCATCGTGTACGACTCGCCCTGTCCGTCGAGCGCGGCTCGTTCGATCCGGAATCCGGTGGGTCGCCCGCTCAGCTCCTCGACGAGGGCGTAAGGCAGGCCGTTGCGGTCGCAGTTGGCGTGCAGCTGGTTCTCGGCGTCGAGGTAGCGCTGGTAGGCCGGCTGCAGGCGTTTGGGAATCTCTTCCGGTTCGTAGCCGTAGGTGGGGAAGAACGTGCAGGTCAGCTCCGGGTGCCCGGCTTCGCAGTGGTAGCACTCGCGGTTGTTCTCCATGACGAGCTTCCAATTCGAGTCCTCGATGAGGTCACTCTGCGCGGCGACCTTCGTCCCGGCGATGTCATGCCCTGCCAGGTAGGGTTCGATGACGTCGGCCACCTCGTCGATGTCATCGGGTGGAGTGGGGCTGAGGCAGATGAAGATCAGCCCGCCGATGACGCGGACATTCACCGGGCGCAGCGAGAAGCAGGTCCGATCGAAGTCGGGTGCTTGGACGCCCGCGGAGATGAGCTCGCCCGATGGGGTGTACGTCCACTGGTGGTAGCCGCAGACGATGTTGCCCACCGAACCGGACAGGTCGTTCAGCAGCCGAGTGCCCCGATGACGGCAGACGTTGTGGTGGGCACGGATCTCGCCGTCGTCATCGCGGATGACGATGACGGAGTAGGCGCCGATGTCGACCGTGAGATAGTCACCGGCCTCGGGCACTTCGGCAGCAGAGGCGACGAAGATCCACGTGGAGGCGAAGATCGCCTCGATATCGCGCGCGAAGAACTCCGGACTGATATAGAACGGTGCCGCCAGCGAATAGCCCGGCACGCGTTCGTCGATGAGCCGATCGATATCAGTCCTGCCGTGCCCGCCCGATCCGGCAGCCGCACCCGACCCGGCGGATCCGGCAGCCGCACCCGACCCGGCGGGTCCGCTCGTGCTGGAATCGGTCCGCTTCTGCTCTGGCGCCAGAGTCAATTCGTCCACCACCTCGTCGTGTCTCGGCCGCGCCTGCTGTCGGCCCCTTCGCCGACCGCGACCGTGGAGTTCGTGCTCCTGCCCCCAGTGTCCGCCAGAGGTTTGCTGAAGAAAAGCGAATCTTCTTCATCCGAAACGTGCAATACTATTGCATGATCGATCCGCGTCTCCACGTCCTTCGGGTCCTTGCCGAAGTCGGCACCCTCACCGAGGCGGCACACCGCCTCGGATACACCCCTTCGGCCGTATCGCACCAGCTCAGAGGCTTATCAAAGGATCTCGGTGTGCGTGTCGTCGAACCGCGCGGCCGCGGACTCGTCCTCACTCGTGCCGGTCAGCTCCTCCTCGAACGCTCGCAGGAGCTCTTCACCCGGTGGGAGGAGATCCGCGGTGAGCTCGACGGCCTCGGCACCGGTCTCGACACACGCACCAGGCGGCTGCGTCTGTGCGGATTCTCCACTGCCGCGGCCGCTCTGCTTCCCCCGACTGCCCTGACGGTGATGGAGCGGTTCCCGGGCGCCGAGGTCACGATCATCGAAGCCGATCCCGAGGAGTGCTTCGACCTCCTCGTCTCCGACCACGCCGATGTCGCCGTAGTCGTGGCCACCGACCCGCTGCCACCACGCAGCGATCCTCGTTTCGAGCAGTCGGCGCTATTCAGCGATCGCCTCGATCTGCTGGTTCCCGTGGGACACCGTCTGGCAGAGAAGTCGGCGGTGGCGTTGAGCGAGGCGGCCGAAGAATCCTGGATCCTCGATCGGGCGGGTTCGCCGTATCACCGCCTGGTGCGCACGGCGTGCGCGGCGGCCGGCTTCCAGCCGGAACAGGCACACCAGTCACGCGAGTGGGAGACGGGGGCATCGTTGGTCTCGGCGGGGCTCGGGGTCGCGCTCATTCCTCGCCTGGCACGCCTGCCGGACGGCTTCGATGTGGTGCGTGTGCCGTTGCGCGGTGATCCGGTGCCGTCGCGGAAGATCCTCTCGGGCATCCGCCGCGGTTCGGGCGCTCAGCCGATCATCGCCTCGGCATTGGAGGTCCTCCGGGAGTCTGCTGAAACGGCGGCCCGCCAGGGGGCCTGACCATCCAGACCTGCGGTCGCATTCGGCGTCGCTTCCTCGCGACGACTGTGGTGAGGACGATCCCGGCGATCAGCACCAGAACGGATACGCCGACCACAGCGAATCCGGTGGTGTAGAAACCGGAGGCGAAATCATCGAAGGCGTCGACGTTGCCGCCGCCTCCGAGGAGGAACAGGAACATCGGGATGACGAGGATGCACAGCCCCACGCCGAGTCCGAGGACTCCGGCGATGATGAGGAGGATTCCCGGCACGACGGACGGTTTCTTCGCAGGCACGCCCTGCGGCGGAAACCCACCGGGCTGGATCATCTGCGGGTGATACGTCATCCGGGCCTCCTTCGTCTCTTCCGATCCTATCGGGACTCGAAACCTCCGATCCTATCGGGGACTCGAAACCACGCCATGACCTGCGCGTAGAGTTGAAGCACAGACTTCGAAAGACGGGCACCACGATGGACGATATGACCGCCGACGATCGGTCCAACCAGGTCGACAACGAAACTCACACTTCCGCACCCGGGGGCACGGCCGCCTCGGCGCGAGGTGGGACGCTCAAACGGACGATCGGCCTGAGCGAACTCGTCTTCTTCGGTCTCGTCTTCATCGGCCCGGCGGCCGCCGTCGGGGTGTTCGGCACTCTCGATGCCCGGTCGGGCGGTGCGGTGGCGTTGGTCTATACCGTCGCCACGATCGTCATGGCCTTCACCGCGGTCAGCTATATGCGCATGTCACGGGAGGTCCCCCGCGCGGGCACGGTCTTCGCCTACGCCTCGGCGGGAATCGGGAAACCGGCCGGCTTCGTCGCCGGGTGGATGATCCTCCTCGACTATCTCTTCATCCCCTCGGTCGCCTATCTGTTCACCGGGATCGCGCTGAACTCGATCTTCCCGGCCCTGCCTGTCTGGGTGTTCGTGGCCGTCGCCGTCGTGCTGACCACCGGGCTCAATCTCGCCGGGGTCAAGGTCGCCTCCCGGGTGATCACCGGGGTCGTCCTCGCCGAGGTGGCCGTCCTCGCCCTGGTCCTCGTCCTCGGCATCGCATACCTCATCCAGCATGGGCCGACGCGGGGATGGCTGACCCCGCTGACCGGGGTCGATGCGTTCTCCGTGACTGCGGTGCTCGCGGCCGTGTCCGTAGCCGTGCTGTCGTATCTCGGCTTCGATTCGCTTGCGACGTTCTCCGAGGAGGCCAAGGGCGGGCCGCGAATCGTCGGCCGGGCCACGCTGATCTGCCTCGTATTGGCCGGCGTCTTCTTCGTCGCGCAGACCTGGGCGGGCAGTCTGCTCTCACCGTTGACCCCGGCGGAGCTGCAGGCCGATCCCGCACTCGAGGGAGCCGCTTACTAC
Protein-coding regions in this window:
- a CDS encoding proline racemase family protein, encoding MSTGVTTVCTSVDFHTGGEPFRIVAEPPVEIPGRSVAQRRELAVPGSPADDLRKLLCLEPRGHADMYGGFITEPDDDGADFGVLFWHKDGFSTACGHGTMALGAWAVSSGIVAIDPSGTTEVTIDVPSGQVRAQVHTDAEGRAASVDFVNVPSRLVASGITVDTSLGPVTVDLAWGGAVYALVDTAQLGAAAGSSQADEVGRLGEVSCEVVPENLTALIAVGREIKAGLAGHPDTAHPEDDRLSGVYGTIFVDRFGSLPSGELHQRNVTVFADGQVDRSPCGSGTAARVAALHATGELGARQTLVHESIVGTRFRARVLEETADGVIPVVTGSAHRVATSTFEVDPLDDLVPGFVLR
- a CDS encoding hybrid-cluster NAD(P)-dependent oxidoreductase → MRYRHSTFAPAASVPVGKATFRVPTRGGRPALAAAAPPVFDTAVEPALAAPVDRVPAESAGPVLAELQLDPELLTGPVEVTGITQVTHDVKTFELRAGWMNAVDFAPGQYVTMRIPELGLERCYSISSAPFGTNIFTITVKRVPGGVVSTHLHDNVRVGDRLHVDGPYGLFSTSFHQAERHLFLSAGSGITPIMSMVRSLLARQGGFGTDIVFVHSASSPIDIIFRAELEQLAEVAGVSVTILCSRDSGAEPWAGRRGRIDASTLAEVVPDAADREAFVCGPGPYMDAVRPLLAEAGVASARMHEESFVFATSPADRLAKAGARAKAAGVGVVGGTGMSHLVEFAASGRVVDCDESTTVLDSALDAGLSLPSSCSEGACGTCKSVLVSGEVEMKHAGGIRPKEIAAGKFLPCCSTPVTDIVVDR
- a CDS encoding aromatic ring-hydroxylating dioxygenase subunit alpha translates to MVDELTLAPEQKRTDSSTSGPAGSGAAAGSAGSGAAAGSGGHGRTDIDRLIDERVPGYSLAAPFYISPEFFARDIEAIFASTWIFVASAAEVPEAGDYLTVDIGAYSVIVIRDDDGEIRAHHNVCRHRGTRLLNDLSGSVGNIVCGYHQWTYTPSGELISAGVQAPDFDRTCFSLRPVNVRVIGGLIFICLSPTPPDDIDEVADVIEPYLAGHDIAGTKVAAQSDLIEDSNWKLVMENNRECYHCEAGHPELTCTFFPTYGYEPEEIPKRLQPAYQRYLDAENQLHANCDRNGLPYALVEELSGRPTGFRIERAALDGQGESYTMDGSAASAKLLGDLDTFVLGRASLHVQPNMWFHAMGDHVVTFSLLPLAEDKTLVRTTWLVHADAEEGVDYDLDNLTTVWLKTNEQDATFCERGHLGISSPAYVPGPYAPTESQVDDFVTWYIERLKAHREQRTVQLGNGQLEGVERR
- a CDS encoding LysR family transcriptional regulator — encoded protein: MIDPRLHVLRVLAEVGTLTEAAHRLGYTPSAVSHQLRGLSKDLGVRVVEPRGRGLVLTRAGQLLLERSQELFTRWEEIRGELDGLGTGLDTRTRRLRLCGFSTAAAALLPPTALTVMERFPGAEVTIIEADPEECFDLLVSDHADVAVVVATDPLPPRSDPRFEQSALFSDRLDLLVPVGHRLAEKSAVALSEAAEESWILDRAGSPYHRLVRTACAAAGFQPEQAHQSREWETGASLVSAGLGVALIPRLARLPDGFDVVRVPLRGDPVPSRKILSGIRRGSGAQPIIASALEVLRESAETAARQGA